One Oscillospiraceae bacterium genomic region harbors:
- a CDS encoding AraC family transcriptional regulator: MIAKLEKRYYAGNERVWVGEYKNLHNISHWHMEHELILCKTGTAHITLNEHEYSLTPGKGLLCYSGNIHSINAGQDCVLFVSLIDERTTTSLTCGRMPTQSLFHDDGHIQNQLMEIRRELYEKQPFFEQRTLALMILILVDIYRAQPLIDCQQENAQVNRYKQLLNRVDTDYSSITFDDAVEFMNFSPAYFSRYFKKQAGMTFSQYLSTVRVEKAVQLIHSEPNTKITEICASCGFTTIRNFNREFRRITGYTPKELPKNFVLNTRTLPAIYGSFDPTLSGTELIDYVDATNP, from the coding sequence GTGATAGCAAAACTCGAAAAAAGATACTATGCAGGGAACGAACGTGTGTGGGTTGGAGAGTACAAAAATCTGCATAACATATCCCACTGGCACATGGAGCATGAATTGATTCTATGCAAGACTGGAACTGCACATATAACTCTCAATGAACACGAGTACAGCCTAACACCGGGAAAGGGGTTACTCTGCTACAGTGGCAACATCCATTCAATTAATGCAGGGCAAGACTGTGTTCTTTTTGTATCATTGATCGATGAGCGAACAACAACATCGCTCACATGTGGTCGTATGCCGACTCAATCGCTTTTTCATGACGATGGGCATATTCAAAACCAGCTGATGGAAATTCGTCGTGAGCTTTATGAAAAGCAGCCTTTCTTTGAACAGAGAACACTGGCGTTAATGATTCTGATTCTTGTAGATATTTATCGGGCACAACCATTGATAGACTGCCAACAAGAAAATGCACAGGTGAACCGATATAAGCAGCTATTGAACCGTGTCGATACAGATTATTCCAGCATCACCTTTGACGATGCGGTTGAATTCATGAACTTCTCTCCGGCGTACTTTTCGCGATACTTTAAAAAGCAGGCAGGTATGACATTTTCGCAGTATCTCAGCACCGTACGCGTAGAAAAGGCTGTTCAGTTGATCCATTCGGAACCAAACACAAAAATCACGGAGATTTGTGCAAGCTGTGGGTTCACAACGATTCGCAATTTCAATCGCGAATTCAGGCGCATCACGGGTTATACACCAAAAGAATTGCCGAAAAATTTCGTATTGAATACGCGAACTTTGCCAGCGATCTATGGAAGTTTTGATCCGACATTGTCTGGCACAGAACTCATCGATTATGTGGATGCGACTAACCCATAG
- a CDS encoding molybdopterin-dependent oxidoreductase, translating into MKTVNQSMRKKDAMQLVTGQPVYMDDVIPQDCLIVKLLRSPHANAIVQEIDTSRALLVPGIEAIYTWKDVDQQGRRYTQAGQTYPEPSPYDRLVIDRHVRFAGDVVAILAGKDEKCVDKAMKLIKVRYEVLPAVLDYHTALDNPVLVHPEENWESLAPVGADNKRNLCAHDETGAGDIEAVLAGCDVVIDHTYHTRACQQAMMETFRTYCSIDAYGRLNVLSSTQIVFHCRRILANALHIPKSMIRVAKPRIGGGFGAKQTSVCEVYPAFVTWKTKKPSKIIFSRYESQIASTPRHEMELHVRLGATKDGIVRGIDLYTLSNTGAYGEHGPTTVGLSGHKSIPLYGKAEAFRFVSDVVYTNHMSSGAYRGYGATQGLFAVESAVNELADKLGIDPFVIRQRNIVHEGDVMPAYYGQVNTSCALDRCLQAVHDNIGWDEKYPVRDMGNGKVRAVGMGMAMQGSGITSVDVGSASLKINDDGFYTLSIGAADMGTGCDTILAQIAAEVLECPLDNVTVLGADTDSSPYDSGSYASSTTYVTGKAVEQCAEQLKQKICQVGAGLLGLDERAVVFTGDAVTSEDGTQRATLAQIAAASQCGSNTALEAVVTHSSEISPPPFMVGAAEVEVDLETGEAQVIRYEAAVDCGTPVNPNLARVQAEGGILQGIGMALTENVTYDDRGMPQENSLMQYKIPARNDIGHIHVVFESSYEGTGPFGAKSIGEVVINTPLPAVADAIYHATHKRFYELPITREQIALAGQ; encoded by the coding sequence ATGAAAACCGTGAACCAGTCCATGCGCAAAAAGGACGCCATGCAGCTTGTGACCGGCCAGCCCGTCTACATGGATGATGTCATCCCGCAGGACTGCCTGATCGTAAAGCTGCTGCGCTCCCCCCATGCCAACGCTATCGTGCAGGAAATCGACACGAGCCGTGCCCTGCTGGTGCCGGGCATCGAGGCGATCTACACATGGAAGGATGTGGACCAGCAGGGCCGCCGCTACACCCAGGCGGGCCAGACCTACCCTGAGCCGAGCCCCTATGACCGACTTGTCATCGACCGCCATGTCCGCTTTGCGGGGGATGTTGTCGCAATTTTGGCCGGCAAGGATGAAAAATGCGTCGATAAGGCGATGAAGCTCATCAAGGTCAGGTATGAGGTCCTACCCGCCGTGCTGGACTACCACACGGCGCTGGACAACCCCGTCCTTGTCCACCCGGAGGAAAACTGGGAGTCGCTGGCACCGGTCGGGGCCGACAACAAGCGCAACCTCTGCGCCCACGATGAAACCGGGGCGGGCGATATTGAGGCGGTGCTGGCGGGGTGTGATGTCGTCATCGACCATACATACCACACCCGCGCCTGCCAGCAGGCCATGATGGAGACCTTCCGCACCTACTGCAGCATAGATGCCTACGGGCGGCTGAATGTCCTCAGCTCGACCCAGATCGTTTTCCACTGCCGCCGGATCCTGGCCAATGCGCTGCACATCCCCAAGTCGATGATCCGGGTGGCCAAGCCCCGCATCGGCGGCGGCTTCGGCGCCAAGCAGACCTCGGTCTGCGAGGTCTACCCCGCCTTTGTGACATGGAAAACCAAAAAGCCCAGCAAGATCATCTTCAGCCGGTATGAGAGCCAGATCGCCTCCACCCCGCGCCATGAGATGGAGCTGCATGTCCGCCTTGGTGCGACAAAGGACGGCATCGTCAGGGGCATCGACCTCTACACCCTGTCCAACACCGGTGCTTACGGCGAGCATGGGCCTACAACGGTGGGCCTGTCCGGCCACAAATCCATCCCGCTCTACGGCAAGGCCGAGGCATTCCGCTTTGTCAGCGATGTCGTCTACACGAACCACATGTCCTCGGGCGCTTACCGCGGCTACGGTGCGACCCAGGGCCTGTTTGCGGTGGAGTCCGCCGTCAATGAGCTGGCCGACAAGCTGGGCATCGACCCGTTTGTGATCCGCCAGCGCAACATCGTCCATGAGGGCGATGTGATGCCCGCCTACTACGGGCAGGTCAACACCAGCTGCGCGCTGGACCGCTGCCTGCAGGCCGTGCATGACAACATCGGCTGGGACGAAAAATACCCCGTGCGCGACATGGGTAACGGCAAGGTGCGCGCCGTGGGCATGGGCATGGCGATGCAGGGCTCCGGCATTACGAGTGTGGATGTGGGCAGCGCCAGCCTGAAGATCAACGATGATGGGTTCTACACCCTCTCAATCGGTGCAGCCGACATGGGCACCGGCTGCGATACGATTCTGGCGCAGATTGCCGCCGAGGTGCTGGAGTGCCCGCTCGACAATGTGACGGTCCTCGGCGCGGACACCGATTCCTCGCCCTACGATTCCGGCTCCTACGCATCCAGCACGACCTATGTCACCGGCAAGGCGGTTGAGCAGTGCGCCGAGCAGCTCAAGCAGAAGATCTGTCAGGTCGGCGCGGGGCTGCTGGGCCTTGATGAGCGTGCGGTCGTCTTTACGGGCGATGCCGTGACAAGCGAGGACGGCACGCAGCGCGCCACGCTGGCGCAGATCGCCGCAGCCTCCCAGTGCGGCAGCAATACGGCGCTGGAGGCAGTTGTGACCCACAGCTCGGAAATCTCGCCCCCGCCGTTCATGGTGGGCGCGGCCGAGGTCGAGGTCGATCTGGAAACCGGCGAGGCACAGGTCATCCGCTATGAGGCGGCCGTTGACTGCGGCACACCGGTCAACCCGAACCTTGCGCGGGTGCAGGCCGAGGGCGGCATCCTGCAGGGCATCGGTATGGCGCTGACCGAGAATGTCACCTACGATGACCGCGGCATGCCGCAGGAAAACTCGCTGATGCAGTACAAGATCCCGGCGCGCAACGACATCGGGCATATCCATGTCGTATTTGAGAGCAGCTACGAGGGCACCGGCCCCTTCGGTGCCAAGAGCATCGGCGAGGTGGTCATCAACACCCCGCTGCCCGCCGTGGCCGATGCGATCTACCACGCCACCCACAAGCGGTTCTATGAGCTGCCCATCACCCGTGAGCAGATCGCACTGGCCGGGCAGTAA
- a CDS encoding helix-turn-helix domain-containing protein: MSRGKPNKRYTPEFKKMVVETMEKEHLSIHATMQEFGINDHKIIERWERIYLEEGPEGLSVERRGRSSTGRSKKLPKEVEEDLLAEVQRLRAENDYLKNLQALVLEDERRQRRKRR, translated from the coding sequence ATGTCAAGAGGAAAACCGAACAAACGATATACGCCGGAATTCAAGAAAATGGTTGTAGAAACCATGGAAAAAGAACATCTGAGTATCCATGCAACGATGCAGGAATTCGGAATTAACGACCATAAAATTATAGAGCGTTGGGAACGCATTTATTTGGAAGAAGGGCCGGAAGGCTTGTCGGTTGAGCGACGGGGCCGCAGCAGCACTGGTCGGTCAAAGAAGCTGCCAAAAGAGGTAGAAGAAGATCTGCTGGCCGAAGTGCAGCGACTGCGTGCGGAGAACGATTACCTAAAAAACTTGCAAGCCTTGGTTTTGGAAGACGAGCGACGCCAGCGCAGAAAACGCAGGTAG